In a single window of the Dysgonomonas mossii genome:
- a CDS encoding ChaN family lipoprotein has translation MDPSQYLVSKFQRYDLVLLGEDHAIKDHLDFVKDLIPGLYENGVTNLCMEFGAFEMQNKLDSLMNAEEYNEQLARDMMFYYNVGWAYKEYTDIYRKVWEFNKTLPADKKKFRIVNLSYQYDWTRYSFPRTPENMSKVFYLGTPDDFRTKIIEKEIIAKQEKALVYMGSVHVFSKYYLPILKMNNDNFCDYDTGFVGNRLYRKYPQKIFNIMLHFPFQAKDKSKVNWVSPADGAIEAIMAMNNDKRVGFDLKDTPLGKLPDNSFFSMCYNDFRMEDFFDGYIFISPFRNLQGCTIDSLYFENKDWAEIKKHMPDPDWRTAKDVDEYIKQISEYVDVKKRYSDVIQK, from the coding sequence ATGGATCCTTCGCAGTATCTTGTCTCTAAGTTTCAGCGTTATGATCTGGTTTTGCTAGGCGAAGATCATGCTATCAAAGATCATTTGGACTTTGTGAAAGATTTAATCCCCGGACTGTATGAAAACGGAGTGACGAATCTTTGCATGGAATTTGGAGCTTTTGAGATGCAAAACAAATTAGATTCTTTAATGAATGCAGAAGAGTATAATGAGCAACTTGCCCGGGATATGATGTTTTACTATAATGTAGGGTGGGCATATAAAGAGTATACAGATATATATAGAAAGGTTTGGGAGTTTAATAAGACATTGCCTGCCGACAAGAAGAAGTTCAGGATCGTTAATCTCAGTTATCAGTATGATTGGACTAGATATAGTTTCCCCCGAACTCCTGAAAATATGAGTAAGGTGTTTTATCTGGGAACTCCGGATGATTTCAGAACTAAGATTATAGAAAAAGAAATAATTGCTAAGCAGGAAAAGGCTCTTGTCTATATGGGATCGGTACATGTTTTTTCGAAGTATTATTTGCCGATACTAAAAATGAATAACGATAATTTTTGCGATTATGACACCGGTTTTGTCGGAAATAGGCTTTATCGGAAATATCCTCAAAAAATATTTAATATAATGTTGCACTTTCCTTTCCAAGCTAAAGACAAATCAAAAGTTAATTGGGTATCTCCTGCAGATGGTGCGATTGAAGCCATTATGGCTATGAATAATGATAAGCGTGTCGGGTTTGATCTGAAGGATACGCCATTAGGCAAACTGCCCGATAATAGCTTTTTCAGTATGTGTTACAATGATTTTCGCATGGAAGATTTCTTTGATGGCTATATATTTATAAGTCCATTCAGAAACTTGCAGGGCTGTACTATAGATTCTTTATACTTTGAGAATAAAGATTGGGCAGAAATCAAAAAGCACATGCCCGATCCCGATTGGCGTACGGCAAAAGATGTCGACGAATATATTAAGCAAATAAGTGAATATGTAGATGTTAAGAAACGATACTCGGATGTAATACAGAAATAG
- the mtgA gene encoding monofunctional biosynthetic peptidoglycan transglycosylase, whose translation MVKKLLKWVKRIVIFLFLFSIFQVVLFKFVPVYYTPLMVWNNMGQLFSGEAVVCHHKWVSIDKISGYLPLAVVASEDNLFLDHSGFDFDQIEKALNEAEKGKRQRGASTISQQTAKNVFLWSGHSYIRKGLEVYYTFLIEHIWGKERIMEVYLNSIEMGKNIYGAEAVAQVNFRKSAKALTAGESALIAATLPNPIRFNSAKPSAYIQRRQAKILDLMWKVKPVEFDKEEKKEVKKSVKKNKK comes from the coding sequence ATGGTAAAGAAACTGTTGAAATGGGTTAAAAGAATTGTAATATTTCTTTTTCTATTCAGTATATTTCAAGTCGTTTTATTCAAATTTGTTCCTGTATACTATACTCCGTTGATGGTGTGGAACAATATGGGGCAATTGTTCTCGGGAGAAGCTGTCGTTTGTCATCACAAATGGGTTTCGATAGATAAGATTTCAGGTTACCTGCCACTTGCCGTAGTCGCTTCCGAAGATAACTTATTCCTCGACCACTCAGGATTCGATTTCGATCAGATAGAAAAGGCTTTGAATGAGGCTGAAAAAGGAAAACGACAGAGGGGTGCAAGTACAATCAGTCAGCAAACAGCGAAGAATGTTTTTCTTTGGTCGGGTCATTCATATATTCGCAAAGGGCTGGAAGTATATTACACATTCCTTATAGAACATATTTGGGGTAAAGAACGTATTATGGAGGTCTATCTCAATTCTATCGAGATGGGTAAAAATATATATGGTGCTGAGGCTGTCGCTCAGGTGAATTTCAGGAAATCGGCAAAAGCTCTTACTGCGGGCGAATCGGCGCTGATAGCAGCAACGCTTCCTAATCCTATCCGATTTAATTCGGCAAAACCATCTGCTTATATACAAAGGCGTCAGGCTAAAATATTAGACCTGATGTGGAAAGTAAAGCCTGTAGAATTTGACAAAGAGGAGAAGAAAGAAGTAAAAAAAAGCGTCAAGAAAAATAAGAAGTAA
- a CDS encoding TatD family hydrolase has protein sequence MRIIDTHSHIYSEEFDNDIDDVIKRAKQAGVEKILLPNIDASSIDRLHNISDRYTGYCIPMMGLHPTSVGANWKEELDIIRKELSKRTYIAIGEIGIDLYWDKTFEEQQRLVFEEQLRWSIEYDLPVAIHSRDAIAECISCIKNLGEQHLRGVFHSFGGTVEELDGILSLKNFMLGINGVVTFKNSTLPTVLKETDLSTIIIETDSPYLAPVPYRGKRNESSYTLNVVTKLAEIYGLPAEEVGQITTENAEKLFALK, from the coding sequence ATGAGAATTATTGATACGCACTCACATATTTATTCTGAAGAATTTGACAACGATATAGATGATGTTATTAAACGGGCAAAGCAAGCCGGAGTAGAGAAAATATTGCTACCTAACATCGATGCTTCTTCTATAGATCGCTTGCACAATATATCTGATCGATATACTGGCTACTGTATACCAATGATGGGGTTGCATCCTACCAGTGTAGGTGCAAACTGGAAAGAGGAGTTAGATATTATCCGAAAAGAGCTTTCTAAACGCACATATATTGCAATAGGAGAAATCGGGATTGATCTTTATTGGGATAAAACCTTTGAGGAGCAACAGAGACTGGTTTTTGAAGAACAACTGCGTTGGAGTATCGAATATGATTTACCTGTAGCGATACATTCAAGGGATGCAATAGCCGAATGTATATCCTGCATTAAGAATCTCGGCGAACAGCACTTAAGAGGAGTATTTCATAGTTTTGGAGGAACGGTAGAAGAGCTTGACGGGATTCTTTCGTTGAAGAATTTTATGTTGGGTATCAACGGCGTTGTCACATTTAAGAACTCTACATTGCCAACCGTTCTTAAAGAAACGGACTTGTCAACTATAATCATTGAAACAGATTCACCTTATTTGGCTCCCGTTCCTTACAGAGGAAAAAGGAATGAGTCTTCTTATACATTGAATGTTGTAACTAAGCTAGCCGAAATATATGGCTTGCCAGCCGAAGAGGTTGGACAAATAACAACAGAAAATGCAGAGAAGCTTTTTGCTCTTAAATAA
- a CDS encoding polyprenyl synthetase family protein, whose product MASLYTFDEILSIVNTEIKKIEYSSAPKSLFEPISYILSLGGKRVRPALALMSYNLYKEDVERVIPIALGIEIFHNFTLLHDDLMDRADIRRGNPTVHIKWNDNTAVLSGDAMLIEAYKEIAKIDSQYLKPVLDLFSTTATEICCGQQYDMEFEQRMDVTIAEYLEMIRLKTAVLLACSLKEGAIVAGASAEDAENLYNYGIHVGLGFQLMDDLLDVYGDSSNFGKKIGGDILCNKKTFLFINALLSEEVKDALISWVNKENYDAAEKIKAVTAIYNKLNLKQKSEDLINDYYKQAVTCLDKVSIDASRKKELYKLAESLMTRIS is encoded by the coding sequence ATGGCTTCTTTATATACTTTTGATGAGATATTGAGTATAGTAAATACAGAGATAAAAAAGATAGAATACAGTTCTGCTCCTAAGTCTCTTTTCGAGCCAATATCTTATATTCTTTCTTTAGGAGGGAAGCGTGTTCGTCCGGCATTAGCCTTGATGTCTTACAACCTGTATAAAGAAGATGTGGAACGTGTGATCCCAATTGCTTTGGGTATAGAGATATTTCATAATTTCACATTGCTTCACGATGATTTGATGGATAGAGCCGATATACGTAGGGGAAATCCAACGGTGCACATCAAATGGAATGACAATACTGCTGTATTATCAGGCGATGCCATGTTGATAGAGGCATATAAGGAGATAGCAAAGATAGATTCCCAATATTTAAAGCCTGTTTTAGATTTATTTTCTACTACTGCAACCGAAATATGTTGCGGGCAGCAATACGATATGGAGTTTGAACAACGTATGGATGTAACTATCGCTGAATATTTGGAGATGATACGTTTGAAGACTGCCGTGCTCTTGGCTTGCTCACTAAAGGAAGGTGCTATCGTTGCCGGGGCCTCGGCTGAGGATGCTGAAAATTTATATAATTATGGTATTCATGTAGGACTCGGTTTTCAGCTTATGGACGACCTGCTTGATGTTTACGGAGATAGTTCCAACTTTGGGAAGAAAATAGGAGGAGATATCCTTTGCAATAAGAAAACCTTCTTGTTTATCAATGCTCTATTGAGCGAAGAAGTGAAAGATGCTCTGATTAGCTGGGTTAATAAAGAGAATTATGATGCTGCGGAGAAAATAAAAGCTGTGACAGCCATATATAATAAACTGAATTTGAAACAGAAGTCAGAAGATCTAATAAATGATTACTATAAGCAGGCGGTGACATGTCTGGACAAAGTAAGTATAGATGCCTCACGGAAAAAAGAGCTTTATAAATTAGCCGAAAGCCTCATGACAAGAATTTCATAA
- the gdhA gene encoding NADP-specific glutamate dehydrogenase, translated as MNINDILSSLEARHPGESEFLQAVKEVLVSIEDVYNQHPEFEKNRIIERLVEPDRIFTFKVPWVDDRGDIQVNIGYRVQFNNAIGPYKGGLRFHASVNLSSLKFLGFEQTFKNALTTLPMGGGKGGSDFSPRGKSNAEIMRFCQAFILELWRNIGPDTDVPAGDIGVGTREIGYMYGMYKKLARENTGTFTGKGLEYGGSLVRPEATGFGALYFVNEMLKAKNIDIKGKTVAVSGFGNVAWGATLKATELGAKVVTISGPDGYIYDADGVSGEKIEYMLELRDSGNDIVAPYAEKFPNAVFHAGKKPWGEKVDIALPCAIQNELNLQDAQALVANGVTCVAEVSNMGCTAEAVDFFIEQHALFAPGKAVNAGGVATSGLEMSQNAMHIQWGAEEVDQRLHGIMKNIHGQCLKFGKDNGEYINYVKGANVAGFMKVARAMIAQGVI; from the coding sequence ATGAATATTAATGACATTTTATCATCTTTAGAGGCAAGACATCCAGGAGAATCCGAATTCTTGCAAGCAGTAAAAGAGGTGCTTGTATCCATCGAAGATGTTTATAATCAACACCCCGAATTTGAAAAGAACCGGATTATAGAACGTCTGGTAGAGCCAGACCGCATATTCACATTTAAGGTGCCTTGGGTAGACGACCGTGGCGATATTCAGGTGAATATCGGCTATCGGGTACAATTCAATAATGCAATTGGCCCTTATAAAGGAGGTCTAAGATTTCACGCTTCGGTAAATCTTTCTTCACTCAAATTCTTAGGGTTTGAGCAGACGTTTAAGAATGCACTTACTACTTTGCCGATGGGTGGAGGTAAAGGAGGATCAGACTTTAGTCCGAGAGGAAAGTCAAATGCCGAAATTATGCGTTTCTGTCAGGCTTTTATCCTTGAGCTTTGGCGCAATATTGGCCCTGATACAGATGTTCCTGCCGGAGATATAGGTGTGGGTACTCGTGAGATAGGCTATATGTATGGTATGTACAAAAAGCTGGCTCGTGAAAATACCGGTACTTTTACCGGAAAAGGATTGGAATATGGAGGTTCATTGGTACGTCCTGAGGCAACAGGATTTGGCGCTCTCTATTTTGTGAATGAAATGCTTAAAGCAAAAAATATAGACATTAAAGGCAAGACTGTTGCTGTTTCGGGTTTTGGCAATGTAGCGTGGGGTGCAACACTCAAAGCTACTGAGCTGGGTGCAAAAGTGGTGACTATCTCCGGACCTGACGGTTATATATATGATGCAGACGGAGTGAGTGGTGAAAAGATAGAATATATGCTTGAGTTGCGCGACTCGGGTAATGACATTGTAGCACCTTATGCAGAGAAATTTCCGAATGCAGTATTCCATGCAGGCAAAAAACCTTGGGGTGAAAAAGTGGATATCGCTTTACCTTGTGCTATACAAAATGAGCTGAATCTTCAGGATGCTCAGGCTTTGGTAGCTAATGGTGTGACTTGTGTAGCCGAAGTATCTAATATGGGTTGTACGGCAGAAGCTGTAGACTTTTTCATCGAGCAGCATGCGCTCTTTGCTCCGGGTAAGGCTGTGAATGCAGGCGGCGTTGCTACATCGGGTTTAGAAATGAGTCAGAATGCAATGCATATACAATGGGGTGCCGAAGAAGTTGACCAACGTTTGCATGGTATTATGAAAAATATACATGGACAATGTCTCAAATTTGGAAAAGACAACGGTGAATATATTAATTATGTGAAAGGAGCCAACGTTGCCGGATTTATGAAAGTAGCCCGGGCAATGATAGCACAAGGAGTTATATAA
- a CDS encoding aldose epimerase family protein, protein MKKTCLAVLTVLLLAVSCTEKVPVSKLTESGLDKKNFETEVNGKKVDLFVLKNTNGMEVCITNYGGRIVSVLVPDKDSNKKDVVIGFDSIQDYINVPGNNYGAAIGRYGNRIGNGTFELDGVKYDLPKNNFGHTLHGGDKGFHTVVFDANQIDDKTIELTYLSKDGEEGFPGNLKTKITYTLKDDNAIDIKYEAETDKPTVVNLTNHTYFNMDGDPDSKNTDWLLMLNADKYTPVDSTFMTTGEILPVEGTDMDFRTPTAIGARIDNYDFVQLKNGKGYDHNWVLNTGGDINKVAATLESPKTGIVLETYTTEPGLQFYAGNFMDGKDKGKKGKANQYRAAVCLETQKYPDTPNKKDWPSATLRPGEKYTSETIYKFSVKK, encoded by the coding sequence ATGAAGAAAACGTGTTTAGCTGTATTAACAGTATTACTGTTGGCTGTTAGTTGTACAGAAAAAGTTCCCGTAAGCAAATTGACCGAGTCGGGACTCGACAAAAAGAATTTTGAAACAGAAGTAAATGGTAAAAAAGTAGACCTGTTTGTCTTGAAAAATACAAACGGAATGGAAGTATGTATCACCAATTACGGAGGACGCATTGTTTCTGTACTCGTGCCGGACAAGGATAGTAATAAAAAAGATGTTGTAATCGGCTTCGATTCTATACAAGATTATATTAATGTACCCGGAAATAATTACGGAGCGGCAATAGGTCGCTACGGAAACAGAATCGGAAACGGAACTTTCGAACTTGACGGTGTAAAATATGACTTGCCTAAAAACAACTTTGGTCACACGCTACATGGCGGCGACAAAGGTTTTCATACTGTAGTATTCGATGCCAATCAAATAGATGATAAAACAATCGAACTGACTTATCTTTCGAAAGATGGTGAGGAAGGTTTTCCGGGAAACTTAAAAACCAAAATCACTTATACATTGAAAGATGACAACGCTATTGACATCAAGTACGAAGCTGAAACAGATAAACCAACAGTGGTAAATCTGACAAACCATACATATTTCAATATGGATGGTGATCCGGACTCAAAAAATACGGATTGGTTACTCATGCTGAATGCTGACAAATATACTCCGGTAGACTCTACATTTATGACTACAGGCGAGATACTTCCTGTAGAAGGAACAGATATGGATTTCCGCACACCGACTGCTATTGGTGCAAGAATAGACAATTACGACTTTGTTCAGTTGAAAAACGGCAAAGGGTATGACCACAACTGGGTATTAAATACAGGTGGAGACATCAATAAAGTAGCAGCCACACTAGAATCGCCTAAAACAGGGATCGTATTAGAGACATATACTACCGAACCGGGGCTGCAATTCTATGCGGGCAACTTTATGGATGGTAAAGACAAAGGGAAAAAAGGCAAAGCGAATCAATACCGTGCTGCTGTTTGTCTAGAAACTCAAAAATATCCTGATACACCGAACAAAAAAGACTGGCCTTCGGCAACTCTACGCCCGGGTGAGAAATATACAAGTGAAACAATCTATAAATTCTCTGTAAAGAAATAA
- a CDS encoding saccharopine dehydrogenase family protein, translating into MGKVLIIGAGGVGTVVAHKVAQNMDVFTEIMLASRTKSKCDAIAAAIGGNKIQTAQVDADNVEDLKRLFNSFKPELVINVALPYQDLTIMDACLACGVNYLDTANYEPKEEAKFEYKWQWAYQDKFKEAGLTAILGCGFDPGVTSVFTAYAAKHHFDEIHYLDIVDCNAGDHGKAFATNFNPEINIREVTQKGKYWENGEWVETEPHEIHKPLNYPEIGPKESYVIYHEELESLVKNYPTLKRARFWMTFGQEYLTHLRVIQNIGMSRIDPIIYNGVEIVPIQFLKAVLPDPGELGENYKGQTSIGCRIKGIKDGKERTYYVYNNCSHEDAYKETGTQGVSYTTGVPATIGGIMFMKGLWRKPGVFNVEEFNPDPFMEQLNKQGLPWHELFDIDLEM; encoded by the coding sequence ATGGGAAAAGTATTAATTATCGGAGCCGGAGGAGTCGGAACCGTAGTTGCACATAAGGTCGCACAAAACATGGATGTGTTTACCGAAATAATGCTTGCCAGCCGTACAAAATCGAAATGTGATGCTATTGCTGCGGCCATAGGCGGCAACAAGATACAAACAGCACAGGTAGATGCTGACAACGTGGAAGATCTGAAAAGACTATTCAATTCCTTTAAACCTGAACTTGTGATCAATGTGGCATTACCTTATCAGGATCTTACCATTATGGACGCATGTCTGGCATGTGGGGTAAACTATCTTGATACTGCTAATTACGAGCCGAAGGAGGAAGCTAAATTCGAATATAAATGGCAATGGGCATATCAGGATAAATTTAAAGAAGCCGGACTTACTGCAATATTAGGTTGTGGTTTTGATCCCGGTGTAACCAGTGTATTTACTGCTTATGCGGCTAAACATCATTTCGATGAAATACATTATCTTGACATTGTAGACTGTAATGCCGGAGATCATGGAAAAGCTTTTGCGACAAACTTCAACCCGGAAATCAATATTCGCGAAGTAACCCAAAAAGGCAAATACTGGGAAAACGGAGAATGGGTAGAAACTGAGCCACACGAAATACACAAGCCATTGAATTATCCTGAAATTGGGCCAAAAGAATCGTATGTTATCTATCATGAGGAACTGGAATCTCTGGTAAAGAATTACCCTACCCTCAAAAGAGCTCGCTTTTGGATGACATTCGGACAAGAGTATCTTACTCACCTTCGTGTAATTCAAAATATCGGTATGTCACGTATCGACCCTATTATTTACAATGGTGTTGAGATTGTCCCAATCCAATTCCTGAAAGCCGTGTTACCTGATCCGGGCGAACTTGGAGAAAACTATAAAGGGCAGACTTCTATCGGATGCCGCATAAAAGGAATCAAAGATGGAAAAGAACGCACCTACTATGTATACAACAACTGTTCGCACGAAGATGCTTACAAAGAAACAGGCACACAGGGCGTAAGCTATACCACAGGAGTTCCGGCTACCATAGGTGGTATCATGTTTATGAAAGGCTTATGGCGCAAACCGGGTGTATTCAATGTTGAAGAATTTAATCCCGATCCGTTTATGGAGCAACTAAACAAACAAGGTTTGCCTTGGCACGAATTGTTTGATATAGATTTGGAAATGTAA
- a CDS encoding glycoside hydrolase family 43 protein, whose translation MKNNYLLIFACLSIMQACTPKQANPEQKVTAGNPIIEGWYADPEGIIFDDKYWVYPTYSAPYDEQVFMDAFSSPDLVNWTKHERIIDTASVKWVKRAMWAPAILKKDNKYFLFFGGNDIQSDNEYGGIGVAVADKPEGPFKDYLGKPLIDKFYNGAQPIDQFVFKDKDGSYYIYYGGWKHCNVAKLNDDFTGLVPFEDGTIYKEVTPENYVEGPFMFIHNNKYYFMWSEGGWTGPDYSVAYAIADSPFGPFKRIGKILQQDPKVATGAGHHSVIHEPKSDKWYIVYHRRPLTETDGNHRVTCIDEMQFDENGYIKPVVITNEGVKANPLK comes from the coding sequence ATGAAAAACAATTATTTACTTATTTTTGCATGTCTCTCTATCATGCAGGCTTGTACGCCCAAGCAAGCCAACCCTGAACAAAAAGTCACTGCAGGAAACCCAATTATCGAAGGATGGTATGCCGACCCTGAAGGCATAATCTTTGATGACAAATATTGGGTATACCCGACTTATTCTGCACCATATGACGAGCAAGTCTTTATGGATGCCTTTTCATCGCCAGACCTTGTAAACTGGACTAAACACGAACGGATAATCGACACTGCATCTGTAAAATGGGTTAAACGAGCCATGTGGGCTCCGGCAATTCTCAAAAAAGACAACAAGTATTTTCTTTTCTTTGGAGGGAATGATATACAAAGTGATAACGAGTACGGCGGCATTGGTGTAGCTGTTGCCGACAAACCGGAAGGACCATTCAAGGACTACCTTGGCAAACCTCTGATCGACAAGTTTTACAATGGAGCACAACCTATCGATCAGTTTGTGTTTAAGGATAAAGATGGTAGCTACTATATCTATTATGGTGGCTGGAAACATTGTAATGTAGCCAAATTGAATGATGACTTCACAGGCTTAGTTCCATTCGAAGATGGAACAATCTATAAAGAAGTAACACCCGAAAACTATGTTGAAGGTCCATTTATGTTTATACATAACAATAAATATTACTTTATGTGGTCGGAAGGCGGATGGACAGGCCCTGACTATAGCGTAGCTTACGCCATCGCAGACAGTCCGTTCGGACCATTCAAACGCATAGGTAAGATTCTGCAGCAAGATCCGAAAGTAGCTACAGGTGCAGGACACCACTCTGTGATACATGAACCGAAATCGGACAAATGGTATATCGTATATCATCGTCGCCCTCTTACGGAGACAGACGGAAACCACAGAGTTACCTGTATCGATGAAATGCAGTTTGACGAAAACGGATATATAAAACCTGTGGTTATCACCAACGAAGGAGTAAAAGCAAATCCTCTTAAATAA
- the epsC gene encoding serine O-acetyltransferase EpsC has translation MTNIYEIANKLRAESKHLPINRIELEDALNTLIHRVLFPICDQEKSREKKLYYFYSIMVENISALLDRAQAEETVGKFISHLPELQDQLYDEAEVYYKNDPAAKSIEEVILTYPGFFAQVVYRISHEFYKMKTPIIPRLFSEYAHSKVGIDINPGAEIGKAFYIDHGTGIVIGETTIIGDNVKIYQGVTLGALFVTKGLANEKRHPTIENNVVIYAGATILGGNTVVGHDSTIGGNAWLTKSVVPYSLVQQNAEIRIHNTLKTGEHFLDFNI, from the coding sequence ATGACTAATATTTACGAAATAGCGAATAAATTAAGAGCAGAATCAAAACATTTACCAATTAACAGAATAGAACTGGAAGATGCTTTGAACACATTGATACACCGTGTACTATTCCCAATTTGCGATCAGGAGAAATCGAGAGAGAAAAAGCTGTATTACTTTTACTCCATTATGGTGGAGAATATTTCGGCTTTGCTGGATAGGGCTCAAGCAGAAGAAACAGTCGGAAAATTCATTTCTCATCTGCCGGAACTACAAGACCAACTATATGACGAAGCGGAAGTATATTACAAAAACGATCCGGCAGCAAAATCGATAGAAGAGGTAATCTTAACTTATCCCGGTTTTTTTGCGCAGGTAGTTTACCGTATATCGCATGAGTTCTACAAGATGAAAACGCCGATTATCCCTCGCTTATTTTCAGAATATGCACACTCGAAAGTGGGGATAGACATTAACCCCGGAGCAGAGATAGGAAAAGCTTTTTATATAGACCATGGCACAGGGATCGTTATCGGTGAAACAACAATCATCGGCGATAATGTAAAAATATATCAAGGCGTTACTCTCGGAGCTTTATTTGTGACTAAAGGATTGGCGAACGAAAAAAGGCATCCGACCATCGAAAACAATGTGGTTATATATGCAGGAGCTACAATTTTGGGAGGTAATACCGTTGTAGGACACGACTCTACCATCGGAGGTAACGCTTGGCTGACAAAGAGTGTGGTACCATATTCATTAGTACAGCAAAATGCAGAAATCAGGATACACAATACCCTAAAAACAGGTGAACATTTTCTGGATTTTAATATATAA
- a CDS encoding acyl-CoA thioesterase, with protein MANIKDSLFEQAMKVRDYECDAQGIVNNANYQHYYEVVRHEFLEEHNLNFYELHQQGIDAVVVSVYIRYKHSLRGSNDFICTVDSIEREGIRYIFNQKIVRLRDNKVCSTARFEIACMVNGKVGKPQIFDKILGKYIVQ; from the coding sequence ATGGCAAATATAAAAGATTCCTTATTCGAACAGGCAATGAAGGTGCGCGACTATGAATGCGATGCACAAGGTATTGTCAATAATGCGAATTACCAACATTACTATGAAGTTGTGCGCCATGAATTTTTGGAAGAGCATAATCTTAATTTTTATGAGCTGCATCAGCAAGGTATAGATGCAGTAGTAGTGAGTGTATATATACGCTACAAGCACTCTTTGCGTGGTAGCAACGACTTTATTTGTACCGTTGATTCTATCGAAAGGGAAGGAATACGATATATTTTCAATCAGAAAATAGTTCGTTTAAGGGATAACAAGGTTTGTTCTACAGCTCGGTTTGAGATTGCCTGTATGGTGAATGGTAAAGTAGGAAAGCCTCAAATTTTTGATAAGATTTTGGGTAAATATATTGTACAGTAG
- a CDS encoding acyl-CoA thioesterase, translated as MALTFENKMKVRDYECDSQGVVNNAIYLHYFEATRHELMEKCGLRLRDLTEANILPVVRNVNISYRNSLRGSEEFVCSVKIMRKGLRYLFHQQIIRVGDNTLCADAVIEVVCLMNGKVAKPDMFDKAFADYINWE; from the coding sequence ATGGCACTCACGTTTGAAAACAAAATGAAAGTTCGCGACTATGAATGCGATTCGCAAGGTGTGGTTAATAATGCTATTTATTTGCATTATTTTGAGGCTACACGTCACGAGTTGATGGAGAAGTGTGGACTTCGTTTGCGTGATCTCACCGAAGCGAATATACTACCTGTGGTGCGTAATGTAAATATTAGCTATAGGAATTCTTTACGGGGATCGGAAGAATTTGTGTGTAGTGTTAAGATCATGCGCAAAGGTCTTCGGTATCTTTTTCATCAACAAATTATCCGTGTGGGTGACAACACTTTGTGTGCTGATGCTGTTATAGAGGTAGTTTGTTTGATGAATGGTAAAGTGGCAAAGCCGGATATGTTTGACAAGGCTTTTGCTGATTATATAAATTGGGAATAA
- a CDS encoding histidine phosphatase family protein, whose translation MNSKITLYVARHGKTLMNTLDRVQGWCDSPLTDEGIDVARYLGHGLNDVVFRTAYCSDLRRTRQTVEVILEAKGQKDIPVYELSGLREACFGGFEADFNHTMWNSAALYLHYTSVDAMYKDILAKKINYRDVLNAIKKIDRLGMAENFSQVEQRTQASLKEIAEKEMRKGDGNVLVISHGMSILSMLLSLGGDRLFTKPLDNAAVCKVTYQNGEFTVESMADMSYVEKGKLMIGVEV comes from the coding sequence ATGAATTCAAAAATAACATTATATGTTGCCCGTCACGGCAAAACGTTGATGAATACTCTTGATAGAGTTCAAGGGTGGTGTGATTCTCCTCTTACTGATGAGGGGATTGATGTAGCACGTTATTTGGGACATGGTCTCAATGATGTGGTATTTAGAACTGCATATTGTAGTGATCTTCGCAGGACAAGACAAACCGTAGAGGTTATCCTGGAAGCCAAAGGGCAAAAAGATATACCTGTATATGAACTGTCCGGACTGCGTGAGGCGTGCTTTGGTGGTTTCGAAGCCGATTTCAATCATACGATGTGGAATAGTGCGGCTCTTTATCTGCATTACACATCTGTAGATGCAATGTATAAAGATATATTAGCAAAGAAAATCAATTACAGAGATGTGTTGAATGCCATAAAGAAAATTGATAGGCTGGGCATGGCGGAAAATTTTTCTCAGGTAGAACAACGTACTCAGGCTAGTTTGAAAGAGATTGCCGAAAAGGAGATGCGAAAAGGAGATGGTAATGTCCTTGTTATATCACACGGAATGAGTATATTGTCAATGCTTCTCAGTTTGGGCGGCGACAGATTATTTACCAAGCCATTGGATAATGCAGCGGTATGTAAAGTCACTTATCAGAATGGTGAATTTACAGTAGAGTCGATGGCTGATATGAGTTATGTAGAAAAAGGGAAACTGATGATAGGAGTAGAGGTGTAA